The following coding sequences lie in one Sorex araneus isolate mSorAra2 chromosome 4, mSorAra2.pri, whole genome shotgun sequence genomic window:
- the CX3CR1 gene encoding CX3C chemokine receptor 1, with protein sequence MLNLGGEGKLPGQSSWDREPPGTARSPFQTLTQDLTMPTHSPESSLDDFEYDEFAEACHVGDIVAFGSVFLSIVYSLVFAFGLVGNLLVVFALTHSRKPKSITDIYLLNLAFSDLLFVATLPFWTHYLVSEQGFHNAVCKLTTAFFFIGFFGGIFFITIISIDRYLAIVLAANSMNSRTVQHGVTISLGVWAAAILVAAPQFMFTKQNGNECLGHYPEVLEEVWPVLRHVETNLLGFLLPLLIMSYCYFRIIRTLCSCKNRKKAKAIKLILLVVVVFFLFWTPYNVLIFLETLTLYDFFPSCDMKRDLRLALSVTEMVAFIHCCLNPLIYAFAGEKFRRYLSHLYRKFMAVLCGRSVHASFSLPESHRNRTESIINSSFTHYTSDGDASILL encoded by the coding sequence GACCTCACCATGCCCACCCACTCCCCCGAATCCAGTCTAGACGACTTTGAGTACGATGAGTTTGCCGAAGCCTGCCACGTGGGGGACATCGTGGCCTTTGGGTCTGTCTTCCTCTCCATCGTCTACTCCCTGGTCTTTGCCTTTGGCCTGGTGGGAAATCTGTTGGTGGTGTTTGCCCTCACCCACAGCCGGAAGCCCAAGAGCATCACGGACATTTACCTCCTGAACTTGGCCTTCTCTGACCTGCTCTTTGTCGCCACCTTGCCCTTCTGGACCCACTACCTGGTCAGTGAGCAGGGCTTCCACAACGCCGTGTGCAAACTCACCACCGCCTTCTTCTTCATCGGCTTTTTCGGCGGCATCttcttcatcaccatcatcagcaTTGACAGGTACCTGGCCATTGTCCTGGCCGCCAACTCCATGAACAGCCGGACGGTGCAGCACGGCGTGACCATCAGCCTGGGGGTCTGGGCAGCTGCCATCTTGGTGGCGGCACCCCAGTTCATGTTCACGAAGCAAAACGGAAACGAGTGCCTCGGTCACTACCCAGAAGTCCTAGAGGAGGTCTGGCCTGTGCTCCGCCACGTGGAGACCAACCTCCTTGGCTTCCTGCTTCCTCTGCTCATCATGAGTTACTGTTACTTCCGGATCATTCGGACCCTGTGTTCCTGCAAGAATCGCAAGAAAGCGAAAGCCATCAAGCTGATCCTTCTGGTGGTCGTCGTGTTCTTCCTCTTCTGGACGCCTTACAACGTTTTGATTTTCTTAGAGACCCTCACCCTCTACGACTTCTTCCCCAGCTGCGACATGAAGAGAGACCTGAGGTTGGCCCTCAGTGTGACCGAGATGGTTGCCTTCATCCACTGCTGCCTCAATCCTTTGATCTATGCGTTCGCTGGGGAGAAGTTCAGAAGATACCTTTCCCACCTGTACAGGAAATTCATGGCCGTCCTCTGCGGTCGCTCTGTCCACGCCAGCTTCTCCCTGCCGGAATCACACCGGAACAGGACGGAGAGCATCATCAATAGCAGCTTCACTCACTACACCAGTGACGGGGACgcctccatccttctctga